From Nitratidesulfovibrio vulgaris str. Hildenborough, a single genomic window includes:
- the cysS gene encoding cysteine--tRNA ligase has translation MQIYNSLSRRKELFTPAVPGKVNMYVCGITAYDLCHIGHARSAVVFDVLVRYLRHTGLDVTFARNFTDVDDKIIKRANEEGLTSQQVAEKYIDTFYEDMDRLNVLRADIEPKATGHILEMIALCEKLIAKGKAYATPSGDVYFRVRSFPEYGKLSGRDIDDMRSGARVAPGEEKEDPLDFALWKAAKPGEPSWTSPWGEGRPGWHIECSAMSEKHMPLPLDIHGGGQDLIFPHHENEIAQTEAALDKPFVRYWMHNGFVQVDAEKMSKSLGNFKTIRDILEGYLPEVLRFFLLTKHYRSPIDFTFDSMDEAEKSLKRIYEALSLARTERSRSKWSATPLPADVTAEFDTLDRAFDEALEDDLNTAAALGHVFGTIRLVNRLLEDKNLRKSAETLALLERLDGLVAKWMKVLGVFGREPEAFLSDLKECRIRRKGIDTTKVDALLEERKSVRAAKDFARADAIRDELAALGIEVRDTPSGAVWDVL, from the coding sequence ATGCAGATCTACAACTCGCTCTCGCGCCGCAAAGAGCTTTTCACGCCCGCCGTACCCGGCAAGGTCAACATGTACGTGTGCGGCATCACCGCCTATGACCTCTGCCACATCGGTCATGCCCGTTCAGCCGTCGTGTTCGACGTGCTGGTGCGCTACCTGCGGCATACCGGACTTGATGTGACGTTCGCCCGCAACTTCACCGACGTCGACGACAAGATCATCAAGCGTGCCAATGAAGAGGGACTCACCAGCCAGCAGGTCGCCGAGAAGTACATCGACACCTTCTATGAGGACATGGACCGCCTCAACGTGCTGCGCGCCGACATCGAACCCAAGGCTACCGGCCACATCCTCGAAATGATCGCGCTGTGCGAAAAGCTCATCGCCAAGGGCAAGGCCTATGCCACCCCTTCCGGCGACGTCTATTTCCGCGTCCGTTCCTTCCCCGAGTACGGCAAGCTCTCCGGACGCGACATCGACGACATGCGTTCAGGCGCCCGCGTCGCCCCCGGCGAGGAAAAGGAAGACCCGCTTGATTTCGCATTGTGGAAAGCTGCAAAACCCGGCGAACCGAGCTGGACTAGCCCGTGGGGCGAAGGACGCCCGGGCTGGCACATCGAATGCTCGGCCATGAGCGAAAAGCACATGCCCCTGCCGCTGGACATCCATGGCGGCGGGCAGGACCTCATCTTCCCGCACCACGAGAACGAGATAGCACAAACGGAAGCCGCGCTGGACAAGCCTTTCGTGCGTTACTGGATGCACAATGGCTTCGTGCAGGTCGATGCGGAGAAGATGTCCAAGTCGCTCGGCAACTTCAAGACCATACGTGACATCCTCGAAGGCTATCTCCCGGAAGTGCTGCGCTTCTTCCTGCTCACCAAGCACTACCGCAGCCCCATCGACTTCACCTTCGACAGCATGGACGAGGCCGAAAAGAGCCTCAAGCGCATCTACGAGGCCCTTTCGCTCGCCCGCACCGAACGCAGCCGTTCCAAATGGAGTGCCACGCCTCTGCCTGCCGACGTGACGGCAGAGTTCGACACGCTCGACCGTGCCTTCGACGAAGCGCTTGAAGACGACCTCAACACGGCTGCGGCCCTCGGTCACGTGTTCGGCACCATCAGACTGGTGAACCGCCTGCTTGAAGACAAGAATCTTCGCAAGAGCGCAGAAACCCTTGCCCTGCTCGAACGTCTGGATGGTCTGGTCGCAAAATGGATGAAGGTCCTCGGGGTATTCGGGCGTGAACCCGAAGCCTTCCTGAGTGATTTGAAGGAATGCCGCATCCGGCGCAAGGGCATCGACACGACCAAGGTCGACGCCCTGCTGGAAGAACGCAAGTCCGTCCGTGCCGCGAAGGATTTCGCCCGTGCCGATGCCATACGCGACGAACTCGCCGCCCTTGGCATAGAAGTGCGCGACACCCCTTCCGGAGCGGTCTGGGACGTCCTGTAA
- the rpiB gene encoding ribose 5-phosphate isomerase B — translation MARKVFVGSDHAGFALKQSIVDSLRNAGHDVEDLGPESAVSCDYPHYAQKVCDRVLAEEALGILICGTGIGMSMAANRIPGIRAALCTCEFHARATRQHNNANVLCLGERVTGPGVALELARLFLDTDFEGGRHQRRIDLFDLNGCR, via the coding sequence ATGGCACGCAAAGTATTCGTCGGTTCGGACCATGCGGGTTTCGCCCTCAAGCAGAGCATCGTCGACAGCCTTCGCAACGCAGGACACGACGTCGAAGACCTCGGCCCTGAAAGCGCCGTCAGCTGCGACTACCCGCACTACGCCCAGAAAGTCTGCGACCGTGTTCTCGCCGAAGAGGCCCTTGGCATCCTCATCTGTGGCACGGGCATCGGCATGTCGATGGCTGCCAACCGCATCCCCGGCATCCGCGCGGCACTCTGCACCTGCGAATTCCACGCCCGCGCCACGCGCCAGCACAACAACGCCAATGTCCTCTGTCTTGGCGAACGCGTGACAGGGCCCGGTGTGGCTCTTGAACTGGCACGCCTCTTCCTTGACACCGACTTCGAAGGCGGGCGCCACCAGCGCCGCATCGACCTTTTCGACCTCAACGGTTGCCGCTAG